One window of Phycisphaeraceae bacterium genomic DNA carries:
- a CDS encoding cytochrome ubiquinol oxidase subunit I, with protein sequence MNVETLSRIQFAMTIMFHYLFPPLSIGLGVLMVFMEGMYLRTKDPQYHAMTKFWSRIFAANFAMGVATGIVMEFQFGTNWANYSRYVGDVFGSALAAEGIFAFFLESGFLAVLVFGWNRVSAKMHFFATCMVSLGSIFSAIWIVIANSWMQTPAGHMIDPVENRAVITDFWALVFNPSSMIRLFHVLMGAFILGAFFVMSITAFYILKNRHHDFARKGFKIALLFGAACSLIMLFSGDLQAREVGFHQPVKLAAFEGIFKTEPGPTGMYLAGWPDTEREVVYGVKVPYLLTFLMYRDFKTPVSGLDRFQPDVRPPVKIPFLTYHVMIGLGTAFAALTLLGVFFLWKGTLFEKRWLMWIFVFAVLGAYVANQAGWVSAEVGRQPFVVYPEVKQLADGNFEMTGGLRTVEGLSNRKVVVADQVLASIVLFSLVYALLFAVFVFVLNTKIQHGPDAPQEPRTAPSDGKGFLQAAATLVDRQGKTLASNENENRTPEAH encoded by the coding sequence ATGAATGTCGAAACCCTCTCCCGTATTCAGTTTGCGATGACGATCATGTTTCACTATCTGTTCCCGCCCCTTTCGATCGGGCTGGGCGTGCTCATGGTGTTCATGGAGGGCATGTACCTCAGGACCAAGGACCCCCAGTATCACGCGATGACAAAGTTCTGGAGCCGGATTTTCGCGGCGAACTTTGCCATGGGCGTTGCGACCGGAATCGTCATGGAGTTTCAGTTCGGAACGAATTGGGCGAATTACTCGCGGTACGTCGGAGATGTGTTCGGCAGCGCGCTCGCGGCGGAGGGAATCTTCGCGTTCTTTCTTGAATCGGGGTTTCTTGCGGTGCTGGTGTTCGGCTGGAACCGCGTCTCGGCGAAGATGCACTTCTTCGCGACGTGCATGGTGTCGCTCGGCTCGATCTTCTCGGCGATCTGGATCGTGATCGCGAATTCGTGGATGCAGACGCCGGCTGGACACATGATCGATCCGGTCGAAAACCGCGCGGTGATCACGGATTTCTGGGCGTTGGTGTTCAATCCGTCCAGCATGATCCGGCTGTTTCACGTGCTGATGGGCGCGTTTATTCTCGGCGCGTTTTTCGTGATGAGCATCACCGCGTTCTACATCCTGAAGAACCGGCACCACGACTTTGCGCGAAAGGGATTCAAGATCGCGCTGCTGTTCGGTGCGGCGTGCAGTCTCATTATGCTCTTCTCCGGCGATCTGCAGGCGCGAGAGGTGGGGTTTCATCAGCCGGTGAAGCTTGCGGCCTTTGAAGGCATCTTCAAGACCGAGCCGGGACCAACCGGCATGTACCTCGCCGGGTGGCCCGATACGGAACGCGAGGTTGTGTACGGCGTGAAAGTGCCGTATCTGCTGACGTTCTTGATGTACCGGGATTTCAAGACGCCGGTGAGCGGGCTTGACCGATTCCAGCCGGACGTGCGGCCTCCGGTGAAGATCCCGTTCCTGACGTATCACGTCATGATCGGGCTCGGAACGGCGTTCGCCGCGCTGACGTTGCTCGGGGTGTTCTTCCTGTGGAAGGGAACTCTCTTTGAAAAGCGCTGGCTGATGTGGATCTTTGTCTTTGCCGTGCTGGGCGCGTACGTCGCGAATCAAGCGGGATGGGTCTCGGCCGAAGTCGGGCGCCAGCCGTTTGTCGTCTATCCCGAAGTAAAGCAACTCGCAGACGGAAACTTCGAGATGACGGGCGGCCTGCGCACGGTCGAGGGACTGTCCAATCGCAAGGTCGTGGTCGCCGACCAGGTGCTGGCATCGATCGTTCTCTTTTCTCTGGTCTACGCGCTGTTGTTCGCCGTCTTTGTCTTTGTGCTCAATACCAAGATTCAGCACGGCCCGGATGCGCCGCAAGAGCCTCGGACCGCGCCCTCGGACGGCAAGGGATTCCTTCAAGCCGCGGCGACCCTCGTGGATCGTCAGGGGAAGACTCTCGCGTCCAATGAGAACGAGAACCGCACGCCGGAGGCCCACTGA
- the elbB gene encoding isoprenoid biosynthesis glyoxalase ElbB — translation MCEFSPETVAAEHSVMQGKKVAVILCGSGRADGSEIHESVSVLIHLDRHGLNYRCFAPDLPQAEVVDHLTGKPTGEKRNMLVEAARIARGEISPLSRLDAREFDALAFPGGNGAAKNLFTFAKDGVDCSVNPDVAKAIKAFHNAGKPMAFACIAPVLAAKVLGSAAGGPGCEVTIGSDAGAAGAIAKMGARHAPKEVTQAHVDPENKIVTTPAYMCDTGPNGVFIGIGAMIDEVARLLEKRS, via the coding sequence GTGTGCGAGTTTTCACCCGAAACCGTCGCCGCGGAGCATTCCGTCATGCAGGGCAAGAAAGTCGCCGTCATTCTCTGCGGCAGCGGCCGCGCCGATGGAAGCGAAATCCACGAATCCGTCTCCGTCCTGATCCATCTGGATCGGCACGGCCTGAACTACCGCTGCTTTGCGCCGGATCTGCCGCAGGCGGAAGTCGTCGATCATCTCACCGGCAAGCCGACCGGTGAGAAACGCAACATGCTCGTCGAGGCGGCCCGGATCGCACGAGGCGAGATTTCACCTCTCTCTCGGCTCGACGCGCGTGAATTCGACGCGCTCGCGTTTCCCGGCGGCAACGGCGCCGCAAAGAATCTCTTCACCTTCGCGAAAGACGGCGTCGATTGCTCGGTGAATCCCGACGTCGCCAAGGCAATCAAGGCCTTTCACAATGCCGGCAAGCCGATGGCCTTTGCCTGTATTGCCCCCGTGCTCGCGGCCAAAGTTCTTGGAAGCGCCGCGGGTGGGCCCGGGTGCGAGGTGACCATCGGCAGTGACGCCGGAGCCGCCGGCGCTATCGCCAAAATGGGTGCGAGGCATGCTCCGAAAGAAGTCACGCAGGCGCACGTCGATCCGGAAAACAAGATCGTGACCACGCCGGCTTATATGTGCGACACCGGACCCAACGGGGTGTTCATCGGAATCGGAGCAATGATCGACGAGGTCGCAAGGCTGCTCGAAAAGCGTTCGTAG
- a CDS encoding amino acid permease — protein MLVSENRPRNLRWYHAGPLLFGDWGTSRLYVLGLAFYYTAHASVLYLAAMSLIMAAVAWAYTVVCRCFPDGGGVYSAARRLSPTLAVLGATLLLCDYIVTAALSGIEAFHYLGVGSSKVVIISVATIFLIGVVNWLGARSAGRMALFIAIASISLSAIIAILCLPWLKSGLSRVTLHEGGQTSPWQMWESLVRIVLALSGLEAVANMTGLMKAPVAKTAKRTIWPVLCEVVLLNLIFGIALSAMPGLRDRVEPDWVRYEINERIAPENVPAEVKEYRDTAMKMVATETAARQFGDGAGKVFGVITGIVFGMLLLSAVNTAVMAMVSVQYSLAKDGELPRFATRLNYSGVPWAPLIIACAAPAVLLMLEADVKALGELYAIGVVGAITINLFSCAANRSLDIGKYERIGLWSLAALMGTIGLTIVVAKPNATIFAGIIVSAVLITRLVVRTRARLIAASPLPEPSLGWLAQIKDQPVVPGPGPRLMLAARGRDQAAYAVDMAKRRKATLFAIYVRTLRLMDVVPGQVPQIEDDPEAQAALGTAAVLARESNIPFVPIYVTSSDVVSEILDYTVTFGCDTLIMGKSQRTPFSRAVVGDVVARVAENLPEGVSLLTRAPGPFEHAEEVKPANGSAKEVETFREDQES, from the coding sequence ATGCTCGTTTCTGAAAATCGTCCCCGCAACCTGAGGTGGTATCACGCCGGGCCGTTGCTCTTCGGCGATTGGGGGACGAGCCGCCTCTACGTCCTTGGACTGGCCTTCTACTACACGGCGCACGCATCGGTGCTCTATCTCGCCGCGATGTCGCTCATCATGGCGGCGGTCGCCTGGGCGTACACCGTGGTCTGCCGCTGCTTCCCCGACGGCGGCGGCGTCTACTCCGCCGCACGCAGGCTCAGCCCGACACTCGCTGTTCTCGGCGCCACGCTTCTGCTCTGCGATTACATCGTCACGGCGGCGCTCTCGGGAATCGAGGCCTTTCACTATCTCGGCGTCGGCTCGTCCAAGGTGGTGATCATCTCCGTCGCCACAATCTTTCTCATCGGCGTTGTGAACTGGCTCGGCGCCCGCAGCGCCGGCCGGATGGCCCTCTTCATCGCGATCGCCTCCATCAGCCTGTCCGCCATCATCGCGATCCTCTGCCTGCCGTGGCTGAAGTCTGGATTGTCGCGCGTCACGCTCCACGAGGGCGGACAGACCTCCCCCTGGCAGATGTGGGAATCGCTCGTGCGCATCGTGCTCGCGCTCTCGGGGCTCGAAGCAGTCGCCAACATGACGGGCCTGATGAAAGCGCCCGTCGCCAAGACCGCCAAGCGCACGATCTGGCCTGTGCTCTGCGAGGTCGTCCTTCTCAATCTCATCTTCGGGATCGCTCTGAGCGCCATGCCGGGGCTGCGCGATCGCGTCGAGCCCGATTGGGTCCGCTACGAGATCAACGAGCGAATCGCACCCGAAAACGTGCCGGCGGAGGTGAAGGAATACCGCGACACGGCAATGAAAATGGTCGCGACCGAAACCGCCGCGAGGCAGTTTGGCGATGGTGCCGGCAAGGTCTTCGGCGTCATCACGGGCATCGTTTTCGGGATGCTCCTCTTGAGCGCGGTCAACACGGCGGTCATGGCGATGGTGTCCGTGCAGTATTCACTGGCAAAGGACGGCGAGCTGCCCCGGTTCGCCACACGCCTGAACTACTCCGGCGTGCCATGGGCGCCGCTGATCATCGCCTGCGCCGCGCCCGCTGTGCTGCTGATGCTCGAGGCCGACGTCAAGGCGCTCGGAGAGCTCTACGCCATCGGCGTCGTCGGCGCGATCACTATCAATCTGTTCTCGTGCGCCGCGAACAGGTCGCTCGACATCGGAAAGTACGAGCGCATCGGGCTCTGGTCTCTCGCCGCGCTCATGGGAACGATCGGTCTCACCATCGTCGTCGCCAAGCCCAACGCCACCATCTTCGCCGGCATCATCGTCTCCGCCGTGCTTATCACGCGACTCGTCGTCCGCACCCGCGCGAGGCTCATCGCCGCAAGCCCGCTCCCGGAACCCAGCCTCGGCTGGCTTGCGCAGATCAAGGATCAGCCCGTGGTGCCGGGCCCGGGTCCTCGCCTGATGCTCGCCGCCCGCGGAAGAGATCAGGCGGCGTACGCGGTCGACATGGCCAAACGCCGCAAAGCAACGCTCTTTGCGATTTACGTCCGCACGCTACGACTGATGGATGTGGTTCCCGGACAGGTGCCGCAGATCGAAGACGATCCGGAGGCGCAGGCCGCGCTCGGGACAGCCGCGGTCCTTGCACGCGAATCCAACATTCCGTTCGTTCCGATTTACGTGACAAGCAGCGACGTTGTGAGCGAGATTCTCGACTACACCGTTACGTTCGGCTGCGACACGCTCATCATGGGTAAGAGCCAGCGTACGCCCTTCAGCCGCGCGGTTGTCGGCGACGTGGTCGCCCGCGTTGCCGAAAACCTGCCCGAAGGCGTTTCCCTACTCACGCGCGCTCCCGGCCCGTTCGAACACGCGGAGGAAGTGAAGCCCGCGAACGGCTCCGCGAAGGAAGTCGAGACGTTCAGGGAAGACCAGGAATCCTGA
- a CDS encoding PEP-CTERM sorting domain-containing protein produces the protein MQNYRLAIAAFAAGLAVTSMAQASVIFSGSGVNPEVGATASGSAMFTIAGDTLTIVLTNTTAPRTTAQGNALTGVTFNFSSGSTTLVLTSTALTGGSTYWTSKTTSAAAPSLAGSWTAAINSTADHQYGVATTGFNGWFNGGSISLGNAAPNYGIVAAGTFDGSNVSFGGSQYPFIQNSMTFTFSGVAGFTEAQIANVKLLFGTDGTGIIQTVPTPGALALVGLGAVACVRRRRA, from the coding sequence ATGCAGAATTACCGATTGGCTATTGCCGCGTTCGCGGCAGGTTTGGCTGTGACCTCGATGGCACAGGCCAGCGTGATCTTTTCAGGTAGCGGCGTGAATCCGGAAGTCGGCGCGACAGCATCCGGCTCGGCGATGTTTACCATCGCCGGCGACACGCTCACGATCGTCCTGACCAATACGACGGCGCCGCGCACGACGGCCCAGGGCAACGCCCTGACCGGCGTGACCTTTAATTTCAGCTCCGGCTCAACGACGCTTGTGCTGACAAGCACCGCGTTGACGGGCGGCAGCACCTATTGGACCAGCAAGACGACCAGCGCTGCGGCACCCTCGCTGGCCGGTTCCTGGACCGCGGCGATCAATTCCACCGCGGACCATCAGTACGGTGTCGCAACGACCGGGTTCAACGGCTGGTTCAACGGTGGGTCAATCTCACTCGGGAACGCCGCTCCGAACTACGGCATCGTCGCCGCCGGCACGTTCGATGGGAGCAACGTCTCCTTCGGCGGGTCGCAGTATCCGTTCATCCAGAACTCGATGACGTTCACCTTCAGCGGCGTGGCTGGCTTCACCGAAGCGCAGATCGCCAACGTCAAGCTGCTCTTCGGCACCGACGGAACGGGGATCATCCAGACCGTTCCTACTCCCGGTGCGCTCGCTCTGGTCGGCCTCGGCGCAGTTGCCTGCGTTCGTCGCCGTCGCGCCTGA
- a CDS encoding UvrD-helicase domain-containing protein: MLQEEIPSQGEETLEGEAGELLKGLTAAQQKAVQTTEGPLLVLAGAGSGKTRVITRRIAYLIHQGVPPWSILAVTFTNKAAAEMRERVMVVLGHDPKLTRGLTVTTFHSLCARLLRRYAEAAGLKPEFSIYDSSDQASLAKRVIADLQLSTSNWPPRSVLSAISTAKNDLLDADEYAARSHDFYSRTVAKIFQGYQKALKLAGAVDFDDLLVLTAKLLKGNEEVRRECNERWRYLLIDEYQDTNHAQFVIASLIAGKNEEGHPPNICVVGDPDQAIYGWRGADIANILEFEQSYPGTKVIMLGENFRSTAPILKAADTLIRNNIKRKHKDLFTSRVGGERVEVTLARDENHEAALVVDWLKSVKDEREDSPSAIAWREMAIFYRTNSLSRVMEDALRAAAIPYTIARGTAFYEREEVKNAIAYLRVVANPNDGVSLSRIVNTPTRGIGSTTFGKIEDAAGAQGRPVLEIMRDSFALSEVAGRGAAAVGKFVQMLDDWTGGGTFMGAQVPTGLADLVSRIIRESGLEAMYRTQAKASGSDADLERLDNLDELVSSARQFEMEFDAMADPAAENADGLARPSDQTPPLLALLRAYLESIALVADADAVDPAQGAITLMTLHAAKGLEFKAVAIIGLEEGQLPHSRARESQEQLEEERRLCFVGITRAMRRLHLTSSRYRTMRGIPERTIPSRFLEELPKDSVLISDQADALGGLEDFIERGEGGGTRFEPEDEFAAKDSKRAKLAWSGTGKLGSKSSPFPVGSVVRHPQFGEGEVINITSGANARATIRFRGVGTKTLVLEYARLTRVK, from the coding sequence GTGTTGCAGGAAGAGATCCCCAGCCAAGGCGAAGAGACATTGGAGGGAGAAGCCGGAGAGCTTCTCAAAGGTCTGACAGCCGCGCAGCAAAAAGCCGTGCAGACGACCGAGGGCCCGCTACTGGTGCTGGCCGGCGCGGGCTCGGGAAAAACCCGCGTCATCACGAGGCGCATCGCCTATCTCATCCATCAGGGCGTTCCGCCCTGGTCGATTCTCGCCGTTACCTTCACCAACAAGGCCGCGGCGGAAATGCGCGAACGCGTCATGGTCGTGCTCGGGCACGATCCAAAGCTCACGCGGGGCCTGACCGTCACGACATTCCACTCCTTGTGCGCAAGATTGCTCCGGCGCTACGCCGAAGCCGCGGGTTTGAAGCCGGAGTTCTCGATTTACGATTCCTCCGACCAGGCGTCGCTCGCAAAGCGTGTGATCGCCGATCTGCAGCTCTCCACCAGCAACTGGCCTCCGCGCAGCGTGCTCTCGGCGATTTCCACGGCGAAGAACGATCTGCTCGATGCCGATGAATATGCCGCGCGGTCCCACGACTTCTATTCACGCACCGTCGCGAAGATTTTCCAGGGTTACCAGAAGGCGCTCAAGCTCGCCGGCGCGGTGGACTTCGATGATCTGCTCGTTCTCACCGCCAAACTGCTCAAGGGCAACGAGGAAGTCCGGCGCGAGTGCAACGAACGCTGGCGCTATCTCCTTATCGACGAATACCAGGACACCAACCACGCGCAGTTCGTAATCGCCTCCCTCATCGCCGGCAAGAACGAAGAGGGCCACCCGCCCAACATCTGCGTCGTCGGTGATCCCGATCAGGCGATCTACGGCTGGCGCGGCGCCGACATCGCCAACATTCTCGAGTTCGAGCAGAGCTATCCGGGCACGAAAGTCATCATGCTCGGCGAGAACTTCCGCTCGACCGCGCCGATTCTCAAAGCCGCCGACACCCTCATCCGCAACAACATCAAGCGCAAGCACAAAGACCTGTTCACCTCGCGCGTCGGGGGTGAGCGTGTCGAGGTGACCCTCGCACGCGACGAAAACCACGAGGCGGCGCTCGTCGTTGATTGGCTCAAGAGCGTCAAGGACGAGCGCGAAGATTCGCCCAGCGCCATCGCCTGGCGCGAGATGGCCATTTTCTACAGAACCAATTCGCTCAGCCGCGTGATGGAAGATGCTCTGCGTGCCGCGGCAATCCCCTACACCATCGCGCGCGGCACCGCGTTCTACGAACGCGAAGAAGTCAAGAACGCCATCGCCTATCTGCGTGTTGTCGCCAATCCCAACGACGGTGTGTCGCTCTCGCGCATTGTGAACACTCCGACGCGAGGGATCGGCTCGACCACGTTCGGAAAAATCGAGGACGCCGCCGGAGCCCAGGGCCGCCCAGTGCTTGAAATCATGCGCGATTCGTTCGCGCTCTCCGAGGTCGCCGGCCGTGGTGCCGCGGCAGTCGGAAAGTTCGTCCAGATGCTCGACGATTGGACCGGCGGCGGCACGTTCATGGGCGCGCAGGTTCCCACCGGCCTCGCCGACCTCGTCTCTCGCATCATCCGCGAGTCCGGCCTCGAAGCCATGTACCGCACCCAGGCCAAGGCCAGCGGCAGCGACGCCGATCTCGAACGCCTCGACAACCTCGACGAACTCGTCAGCTCCGCCCGCCAGTTCGAGATGGAATTCGACGCCATGGCCGATCCCGCGGCAGAGAACGCCGACGGCCTCGCCCGCCCGAGCGATCAGACTCCGCCTCTGCTCGCGCTCCTTCGCGCCTATCTCGAGTCGATCGCGCTCGTCGCCGACGCCGATGCGGTCGATCCCGCGCAGGGTGCGATCACGCTCATGACGTTGCACGCCGCGAAAGGGCTCGAATTCAAGGCCGTTGCGATCATCGGACTCGAAGAGGGGCAATTGCCACACAGCCGCGCCCGCGAATCACAGGAACAGCTTGAAGAAGAACGCCGGCTCTGTTTCGTCGGCATCACCCGCGCCATGCGCCGGCTGCATCTCACCAGCAGCCGGTATCGAACTATGCGCGGCATCCCAGAGCGCACGATACCGAGTCGCTTTCTCGAAGAGCTCCCGAAAGATTCCGTGCTCATCAGCGATCAGGCGGATGCGCTCGGCGGGCTCGAAGACTTCATCGAGCGTGGCGAGGGCGGGGGCACACGATTCGAGCCCGAAGACGAATTCGCAGCGAAAGACTCGAAGCGGGCCAAGCTCGCGTGGAGTGGCACAGGCAAGCTCGGATCAAAGAGCTCGCCGTTCCCTGTCGGCAGCGTTGTGCGTCACCCGCAGTTCGGGGAAGGAGAAGTGATCAATATCACCTCCGGCGCCAACGCCCGCGCGACGATCCGTTTCCGTGGCGTTGGAACAAAGACGCTTGTGCTCGAGTACGCCCGCCTGACCCGCGTGAAGTGA
- the ispF gene encoding 2-C-methyl-D-erythritol 2,4-cyclodiphosphate synthase has translation MQNLAESFRIGHGYDLHRLEPVAPAGAGRPLIVGGVRLASEKGPVAHSDGDALLHAITDALLSAAGLPDIGQLYPDSDPKHHSQDSKTFLREAAAKVRDLGWTVVNVDATVILEKPKVSPHKHEMRSCVAAALDVDVSRVGIKGKTHEKVDAVGESRAIEVHAVALLVRQ, from the coding sequence ATGCAAAACCTCGCGGAATCGTTCAGGATCGGGCACGGATACGACCTCCATCGGCTCGAGCCGGTCGCTCCGGCCGGAGCAGGCCGTCCACTGATCGTCGGTGGCGTCAGGCTCGCCTCCGAGAAGGGGCCGGTGGCCCATAGCGACGGCGACGCTCTCTTGCATGCCATTACAGACGCCCTGCTGTCCGCCGCAGGACTTCCTGACATCGGGCAGCTTTACCCGGACAGCGACCCGAAACACCATTCGCAAGACTCAAAGACTTTTCTTCGCGAAGCCGCCGCGAAGGTGCGAGACCTGGGTTGGACCGTCGTGAACGTTGATGCGACGGTGATTCTCGAGAAGCCGAAGGTCAGCCCGCACAAGCACGAAATGCGGTCGTGCGTCGCCGCGGCGCTCGATGTCGATGTTTCGCGCGTCGGCATCAAGGGAAAAACGCACGAAAAAGTGGACGCCGTGGGCGAGTCTCGCGCAATCGAAGTTCACGCGGTTGCTCTGCTCGTCCGTCAGTGA
- a CDS encoding SDR family oxidoreductase, producing the protein MAKIDLTGRTIAITGASSGIGRATALLCAREKMNVVVGARREDRLRSLVDEIASAGGRASYVVMNVRTPGDNRRLIDAATKEFGSLYSVFSNAGYGVERKVMDCSRENLADIFDTNFWSSLELCQLGARHMLDANAGPDRGHVLLCSSCVSKIGLPNFAAYSGTKALQDHFGRAMRIELADAGVHVSTVHPIGTRTEFFDMARELSGGKRTSIQTPESFKQPAETVAKAIVRCLKKPRGEVWTSLPMRTALSLVTLMPRLADRILTRRMRGRQ; encoded by the coding sequence GTGGCGAAGATCGACCTCACCGGTCGGACGATCGCGATCACCGGCGCAAGCTCCGGCATCGGACGCGCGACGGCGTTGCTTTGCGCGCGTGAAAAAATGAACGTCGTCGTCGGCGCGCGGCGCGAAGACCGGCTGCGCTCGCTCGTCGACGAGATCGCATCCGCCGGCGGGCGCGCATCGTACGTCGTGATGAACGTCAGGACGCCCGGTGACAACCGGCGCCTGATCGATGCGGCGACCAAAGAATTCGGCTCGCTGTACAGCGTGTTCTCGAACGCGGGGTACGGCGTCGAACGCAAGGTGATGGACTGCTCGCGCGAGAACCTCGCCGATATCTTCGACACCAATTTCTGGTCGAGCCTTGAACTGTGCCAGCTCGGCGCGCGGCACATGCTCGACGCCAACGCCGGTCCCGACAGGGGGCATGTGCTGCTCTGCTCGAGCTGCGTCAGCAAGATCGGGCTTCCGAATTTCGCGGCGTATTCGGGCACCAAGGCGCTGCAGGACCACTTCGGCCGCGCGATGCGCATCGAGCTCGCCGACGCGGGCGTTCATGTTTCGACGGTACACCCGATCGGCACGCGTACTGAGTTCTTCGATATGGCGCGCGAACTCTCGGGAGGGAAACGAACGAGCATTCAGACGCCCGAGTCGTTCAAACAGCCGGCGGAAACGGTTGCGAAAGCGATCGTCCGCTGCCTGAAGAAGCCGCGCGGAGAGGTGTGGACGAGTTTGCCGATGCGCACGGCCCTCTCGCTCGTCACGCTCATGCCGCGGCTGGCGGATCGGATTCTGACCCGCAGAATGCGCGGGCGGCAATAG
- the murJ gene encoding murein biosynthesis integral membrane protein MurJ produces MNQPVMTVPTTDANRPQDPGAGHANPTDRPHDSHALGGILAAAIRIVASLTLVSRLTGLVRDILTAGLFGDTGIGSAFNAAFQVPNIFRRLFGEGALSAAFLPEYTRQRQDSAEVADQLASLTLRALTLTTALIVLVVEVALMVVLIVARNDPDRVLSIRLMMLMLPMMPMVCTTAILGGVLQSHGKFGPPAAAPVILNLMMIGAALVPFFWKGIPKETSAYLVGVAAVIASVLQIVWSMLALRGLVRWTKITSAASESARRVLKRFVPVLLGLGTLQLNTMMDTLIAMWPIWFGATMFGFAVTLDESSNSILSYTSRLYQFPLGVFGIAVATAVFPLLSRTAGHSVAFVDVLRRGVRLSLFIGIPASIGLVAVREDLVHTMFWKFSREGLERSALVVACYAPAVWAYSLNHVLTRAFYARGDTVTPMRVAMAMVAANLSLNLILIWYLREAGLALSTGTCAMLQALVVCWAAKRKLDANVFDRSTVVGATKVFAVALLMGACVWAVISLWPAPATWRQHFARLSVATLVGGMSYIALAFVFGLEELRWLVRRAPAGVKMESMMAE; encoded by the coding sequence ATGAATCAGCCCGTGATGACAGTCCCGACGACAGACGCGAACAGGCCGCAAGACCCCGGCGCGGGACACGCCAATCCCACCGACCGTCCGCACGATTCGCACGCGCTCGGAGGGATTCTCGCGGCGGCGATCCGGATCGTCGCGAGCCTCACGCTCGTCTCGCGGTTAACCGGATTGGTGCGCGACATCCTGACAGCGGGCCTGTTCGGGGACACCGGAATCGGCTCGGCGTTCAATGCCGCGTTCCAGGTGCCCAACATCTTCCGCAGACTCTTCGGCGAGGGCGCGCTCTCCGCGGCGTTTCTTCCCGAGTACACCAGGCAACGTCAGGATTCGGCGGAGGTGGCGGATCAGCTGGCGTCGCTCACGCTGCGCGCACTCACGCTGACCACCGCGCTGATCGTGCTGGTAGTCGAAGTGGCGCTCATGGTCGTGCTCATCGTGGCGCGCAACGACCCGGACAGGGTGCTGTCCATCAGGCTGATGATGCTCATGCTGCCCATGATGCCCATGGTGTGCACAACCGCGATCCTGGGCGGTGTTCTCCAGAGTCACGGGAAGTTCGGGCCGCCCGCCGCGGCGCCGGTGATTCTCAACCTGATGATGATCGGCGCGGCGTTGGTGCCCTTCTTTTGGAAAGGCATTCCGAAAGAGACATCGGCGTATCTGGTGGGCGTCGCGGCGGTGATCGCGAGCGTGCTGCAGATCGTGTGGTCGATGCTCGCGCTGAGGGGGCTCGTGCGATGGACGAAGATCACTTCCGCGGCGAGTGAATCGGCACGTCGGGTGCTGAAGCGGTTCGTGCCGGTGCTGCTGGGGCTCGGCACGCTGCAACTCAACACGATGATGGACACGCTGATCGCGATGTGGCCGATCTGGTTCGGCGCGACGATGTTCGGCTTCGCCGTCACGCTCGACGAATCATCCAACTCGATTCTTTCGTACACGTCGCGGCTCTATCAGTTTCCGCTCGGGGTTTTCGGGATCGCGGTCGCCACAGCTGTTTTCCCGCTGCTCTCGAGAACCGCGGGTCACTCGGTCGCGTTCGTCGACGTGCTCCGGCGGGGTGTTCGATTGTCGCTGTTCATCGGGATCCCGGCGAGCATCGGGCTGGTCGCAGTGCGCGAAGACCTGGTGCACACGATGTTCTGGAAGTTCTCGCGCGAGGGGCTCGAGCGCTCGGCCCTGGTCGTTGCGTGCTACGCGCCCGCGGTCTGGGCGTACTCGCTGAATCACGTGCTGACGCGCGCCTTCTATGCGCGGGGCGACACGGTGACTCCGATGCGCGTCGCGATGGCGATGGTGGCGGCGAACCTCTCGCTGAACCTGATCCTGATCTGGTACCTGCGCGAAGCGGGTCTCGCGCTCTCCACCGGCACATGCGCGATGCTCCAGGCGCTGGTCGTGTGCTGGGCGGCGAAACGAAAGCTCGACGCGAATGTCTTTGATCGCTCGACGGTGGTTGGCGCCACGAAAGTCTTCGCCGTCGCGTTGCTCATGGGCGCGTGCGTGTGGGCGGTCATTTCGCTGTGGCCCGCGCCCGCGACTTGGCGCCAGCACTTCGCACGGCTGAGCGTCGCAACTCTCGTCGGTGGCATGAGTTACATTGCCCTGGCGTTCGTGTTCGGCCTCGAGGAGCTTCGTTGGCTCGTGCGCCGCGCACCCGCCGGAGTGAAAATGGAATCGATGATGGCGGAGTAG
- a CDS encoding VanZ family protein: MNRFRLPRPVFALYALLLFAGTHWPNLQIQGPVERSDLWVHLGAFGTWAALATACGFFGPVFSNRNLLLTCLLAMGYACIDEGLQSIPALGRTCAWDDLGFNMIGIAITIAGMWVVGRLSR; the protein is encoded by the coding sequence ATGAACCGATTCCGGTTGCCGCGGCCGGTGTTTGCGCTCTATGCGCTCCTGCTCTTTGCGGGAACACATTGGCCCAACCTGCAAATCCAGGGTCCGGTTGAACGGAGCGACCTTTGGGTTCATCTCGGCGCGTTCGGAACATGGGCGGCGCTCGCGACGGCGTGCGGGTTCTTCGGTCCCGTTTTTTCGAATCGGAATCTGCTTCTGACCTGCCTTCTCGCGATGGGGTACGCGTGCATCGATGAAGGCCTGCAATCGATCCCCGCGCTCGGGCGAACGTGTGCCTGGGACGACCTTGGATTCAACATGATCGGGATCGCGATCACGATCGCCGGGATGTGGGTGGTTGGGCGGCTGAGCCGATGA